DNA sequence from the Thermodesulfobacteriota bacterium genome:
GGGTAAGCTCCAGGACCTGGATGGACATCCATTTGATGAGGCCGACCTTGACCACGCCGCCGATGATGACAAAAAGGCCGATGAAGAAGAAGATGGTGGGCCATTCCACCTCGGCCAGGATGTGGTGTGGCTCATGGGTGTTGGCGAGGAGCAGCAGGAGGCCGGCACCAAAGAGGGCGATGGTGGCGGGCTGGAAATGGAGCGCCCCGTGGAAGACGAAGCCGGTGAGCACCAGGCCCAGAACCACCAGAGACTTGATGAGCATCACCGGGTCCTTGATGGCCTCGTTCTCGTTCATGGCCATGATGCGCTGCCGCAGCTCCGGCCGCGTCTTGAGCGCCTTGCCCCAGATGAGCTTGATGGCCACGACATAGAAGACCATGATCACGATCACCACCGGACTCAGGTGGTAGACGAAGTCCATGAACTCCAGCTGCGCCTTGGAGGCGATCATGATGTTGGGCGGGTCGCCGATGAGGGTGGCGGTGCCGCCGATGTTGGAGGCCAGGGCACAAGAGATGAGGTACGGCAGCGGATTCACCTCCAGGGCGTCGGCGATGAGGATGGTCACCGGCACGATGAGGAGCACGGTGGTGACGTTATCGAGAAGGGCGGAGAGGATCGCGGTGACGGTGGCGAAGATGGCCATGATCCGCATCGGCTCGCCCCGGCCCGCCTTGGCGCTCCTGATAGCGATGTACTCGAAGACCCCGGTGGGCCGCATGAGGTTGATGATCACCATCATGGAGATAAGGAGAAAGATAACGTTCCAGTCGACCCCGAACTCCTCCACATGGAAGGCCTCGTGCTGGGCGAGGATCTTCGACACCAGCATGAGGCCGGCGCCGAACAGGGCGACCACTGTCTTGTGGATCTTCTCCGAAACGATGACCACGTAGGCGAGCAGGAAGATGGTGGTGGCGGTCCAGAAGGCGGTGTCCATGACAAAGGGCTGGGCCGCAGCCGCGGCTTCGTGGGTCATTGGCCACCTCCGGCATTGTTGTCCTGCATCGCCTTGGCGATGGCAAAGAAGACATCCCGCTCGTAGAGGATGCCGATCACCTTGCCGTCCGGCCGCACCACCGGCAGCCTCTTGACGTTGTGCTTGAGCATGTGGTCCACGCACTCCATGAGGGGCGCCTCGGCGGGCACCGTGACCACCCGCCGGGTCATGAGCTCGGCCACCGTCTTTGCGGCGCATCGTTTGGCCATGGTCTCCACCATGCCATCCCAGGTGAACTCGCCCAGGTCCATGAGCTGCATGTAAGGCGGGAAGACCGCTTTGAGAATGTCGCCGATGGACAGGAAGCCCACCATGGCGCCCTGGGGGTCCAGGACCGGCAGGCCCTTGACCCCGCACTTGTCCTCGTCCCGCTTGGCGGTGCGCAGGAGGTTGGCGGCCTCCTTCAAGGGGGTCGCCGGGGTGAGGAACTCCAGGAGGGGGATCATGAGATCTTTGGCGTGCATGTTGCCTCCAGTGCCCCGGGCTGAACGGGGGCCGGTTGGTGCTGCTTGCTGCGACCGGAAGGACGTCGTGGATCCGAGGGACTTGATGGGCGGCATGGGATGGCGATGGCCGTATATAACATGGCCCCCAGGGCTGTCAAGGCGCGGGGGGGGGCCGTGGGTCTGGCGGGTTTGCGCCGGGGCGGCCGATCTGCTAACCTCGGGGCGGGATGGGCCGAGAAAGACGAACCGCAGCATGTCCAACCAGGGATTTCCAGGGTCCAAGGGACCGGTGGTTGACCGTTCTGTTCAGTTGCGGTCCCTTCTGCGGTTGGACATTCCTTGTGCGGTATTCGACATTCGCTGGGTGGTCTGGGAGGGGATCATGGGCAGGGGAAGATGCTTCCTGGTGGTGACTGGCCTGTGGTGGGCTTTGGCTGCCGGTGGCCCGGCGGAGGCGGAGCTGCCCGTCCAGGGCAAGGTGGCCGCGGGCCAGCCGCCTTTTGCCATCGTCGAGCTCCTGGTGGCCGGGAACGACAAGGCCCTGCCCGCCGCCGTGGCGATACCGGCCGGGGAGCTGGCGCCGGCGGTCACCTGGCTGGCGGACTGCGATCCCCGGGTGCAGCCCGGGCTTTTCCTGGCGGACGGCCCGGGACAGCTGTACTCCGTGCGCACCCTGGGACCCGAGCTGACGCCGGTGGCGGCGGCGGTGGACTTCGGGGTTTTCGGGCTGCGCACCCCGGTTCTTCTCATCACCGGCCAGACGGACAGCCCGATCCTGGCGTTGGCCCTCGCCCCCGAGCGGGCCGTGGACGCCGGCTTGCGCCGGGTGGTGGATCGTCTGGCCGCGGTTATGCCGCCTGGCCTGGATGCCGGCGATGGCGAACGGCTGCTGCAGGCCGCGGAGGCCCTGGTGGACAGCCTGGTGGCGGAGGGTGTCGCCCGCTATCAGGAGCGGGTGACCACCGGCCGGCTGACCGTGGTGGGGGCGATCATCGATCTGGAGAACCGTTACGGCCGGGGAGGGGGGCGGCTGGTGCTCATCAACGTCAACAACGAGACCGATGACGCCACCCTCCGGAAGCTGCCGATCATGGCCCGCCTGGACGCTGCCCGCCGGGCCCTGGCCGTGGGCAGGCGGCGGTAGTGGCCTCCAACGCGCATCGGCTGTTGAGGGCCGGCGGTCCCACCATGCCGGCGGCGCCCGGGGGCTGCCGCTGTTTCCTGTTCCACCCTGGTCCTTGTTTCGGTTTGAGCATCATCGTTGACAACCGCCCGGGTTTCTGGGCATAGAGAGGGGCAAGCCGCATCCTGTTGCCCCCTTGGCGCACCCTGAGTCGTGCCAGAGCCTATGCCCGAGCCCTCCTCCCTCGTTGCCATCGACCTGCTGGCGGTCATCGACGGCGTGCCCCATGGCATCGCCATCCTGGACAGCCGCCAGGAGGTGGTCGCCATCAACCGCTCTCTGGAGGCCCTTACCGGCTACAGCCGGGAGGAGGCCGGCGGCCTGCCGGTGGAGCCGGTGCTGCGCTGCCGCTGGGGAGCCGATCGTCCTCCGGTGGCAGCCGTGCTGGCCGAAGGCGCCGCCATCACCTGCGAAGGGGATATCATCGACCGGCACCGCAAGCGGGTGCCGATCCGGTTCGTTGTCGCCCCGCTGCCTGGCGGTGACGGCGAGCCCCAGGGGGTGGTGGTCACCCTGGAGGATCTGTCACTCCTCAAGGGCCTCCAGGGCGGTGGCCCGGCCGCCGTGGCCCTGGAAGGGGTGATCGGTCACAGCCCGAAGATGCAGGCGATCCTGGAGCTGGTACCGATCGTGGCCCGCACCGATGCCTCGGTGCTGATCACCGGCGAGACCGGCACCGGCAAGGACCTGGTGGCCGAGGCCATCCACCGCGCCTCCCCCCGGGGCCGCCACCCTTTCATCAAGGTCAACTGCGGCGCCCTGCCGGAAACCCTTCTGGAGTCCGAGCTGTTCGGCCATGTGCGGGGCGCCTTTACCGGCGCCCAGACCGATAAGCCAGGCATGTTCCGTCTGGCGCATGGCGGCACCATCTTTCTCACCGAGATCGGCGATCTGCCCTTGCCGCTGCAGGTGAAGCTCCTGACCGTGCTCG
Encoded proteins:
- a CDS encoding CBS domain-containing protein: MHAKDLMIPLLEFLTPATPLKEAANLLRTAKRDEDKCGVKGLPVLDPQGAMVGFLSIGDILKAVFPPYMQLMDLGEFTWDGMVETMAKRCAAKTVAELMTRRVVTVPAEAPLMECVDHMLKHNVKRLPVVRPDGKVIGILYERDVFFAIAKAMQDNNAGGGQ
- a CDS encoding sigma 54-interacting transcriptional regulator → MPEPSSLVAIDLLAVIDGVPHGIAILDSRQEVVAINRSLEALTGYSREEAGGLPVEPVLRCRWGADRPPVAAVLAEGAAITCEGDIIDRHRKRVPIRFVVAPLPGGDGEPQGVVVTLEDLSLLKGLQGGGPAAVALEGVIGHSPKMQAILELVPIVARTDASVLITGETGTGKDLVAEAIHRASPRGRHPFIKVNCGALPETLLESELFGHVRGAFTGAQTDKPGMFRLAHGGTIFLTEIGDLPLPLQVKLLTVLDDREFYPLGGSKKVAVDVRIMAGTHRDLRCLVREGRFREDLYFRLNVLRLHLPPLREREGDLRLLADHFVQRFSAGLRKRVRGLASAVYELLAGYPFPGNVR
- a CDS encoding carbonic anhydrase, which produces MGRGRCFLVVTGLWWALAAGGPAEAELPVQGKVAAGQPPFAIVELLVAGNDKALPAAVAIPAGELAPAVTWLADCDPRVQPGLFLADGPGQLYSVRTLGPELTPVAAAVDFGVFGLRTPVLLITGQTDSPILALALAPERAVDAGLRRVVDRLAAVMPPGLDAGDGERLLQAAEALVDSLVAEGVARYQERVTTGRLTVVGAIIDLENRYGRGGGRLVLINVNNETDDATLRKLPIMARLDAARRALAVGRRR
- a CDS encoding ArsB/NhaD family transporter — protein: MTHEAAAAAQPFVMDTAFWTATTIFLLAYVVIVSEKIHKTVVALFGAGLMLVSKILAQHEAFHVEEFGVDWNVIFLLISMMVIINLMRPTGVFEYIAIRSAKAGRGEPMRIMAIFATVTAILSALLDNVTTVLLIVPVTILIADALEVNPLPYLISCALASNIGGTATLIGDPPNIMIASKAQLEFMDFVYHLSPVVIVIMVFYVVAIKLIWGKALKTRPELRQRIMAMNENEAIKDPVMLIKSLVVLGLVLTGFVFHGALHFQPATIALFGAGLLLLLANTHEPHHILAEVEWPTIFFFIGLFVIIGGVVKVGLIKWMSIQVLELTQGNMLATSMVVMWFSAFASAFIDNIPYVATMNPLIVDMARQLWPDLSGVALLQHTELMPLWWSLALGACLGGNGTAIGASANVIVVGMSEKLGRRISFGQFMLYGMPLMVMTVIISTAYVWLRYYVFKV